In Myxocyprinus asiaticus isolate MX2 ecotype Aquarium Trade chromosome 12, UBuf_Myxa_2, whole genome shotgun sequence, the DNA window ataaactttcaaaCAGTGCAACCATACAAACTCATTCATTATTCAAgactggtgcatgctgggaacaccagcttcaaaaagaTAAGTAAAATTGACATAgatacctgtgaaatttactcattAGAGAAtacatttacttaatattttcaagttcatgctttaatgtattcagtgtagaaagtaattaattacttctgctatatttacttcaccacaaaataaaaaatgttcagtgaGTTTTCTTTTGATGTATTACTTATTGAAAAAGGGTGTTTGGATGGGATATACTTAAAGGATTATCCCTTTTTTAAAATAGCCAGTTTGCTTTAGTTTCGTCACAGCTGTGAACCGCGATTTGCTAATAGGTTGCAGGTTGCAGGACGGAAAGACATTTTATTCTAGTGAGCATTTGATCAGACAAAAATCACTTTGGGATGTTTGGTCCCTTTTTCCAGAAGACAAAGACTAAATTTAAGTGGTTATTTCTGTTGAAAGATCATTTTGTCAACCTTTAGGACTACACTAGCATTTAGATGAAAGCCGCAAAACTTCAATTTTGAATTCAGTATAGTCCAATGGATCTGTGAGTGGCAGTGCTCTTTACCCCAGAACGAGTgtgccatctactggctgttaagTTTATCAAAGCATAGACAGATTCTTACCATATGTGTGTCAGGTTGCAGAAGAGTAGATCTAGTCCTAATCCTATGCTCTGTGTTATGGGTGATGTCAGCTGAAGCAGCTAATGCAATTATAGGGTTCTCTCTATTCAGGATCCCATTTACCATCCAGCGCTTGTGTGAACTTCTCACAGAACCCAAGAGGAACTACATGGGAACAGAGAAATTTCTCAGAGGAGTAGAGAAGGTCAGTGCTTTGAACATTATTTTGTGTAAGTATTAATAACTTTGTCTTATACAATTTAttaagtaggaagttggaaagaCATAAATTGtgttgcttatgtgatattgatTCTTTTTTTATCAGAATGTGATGGTGGTTAGTTGCATTTATCCTATGTCTGAGTAAGTGATTCGCTGTTCACTATTAAAGTTTTTCAGACGCTATGTTTATTAAACatgaatgtaattactgtagaTGTCATTAGATGCTTCTTTGTAGGAAAAATGGCTGCAGTGGTGTCAACAGAATGAATGGAGTCATGTTATCAGGGAACACATCTGTCTTAACAGAGAGGTGAGGAACGTATATGGAGCTTatcattaatcatttaaaaatggacataaaatttTACGTCCCACTATATATTACAGGAAAGTAAATGGGCCAGGAACGCCCAGGCCATTAAACAAACAGAAGCACTCCATGTCCAGTTCACTATCCACAAACGGCCTTCCAGACAGCACTGAAAACAAAGAGACGAACACAGCACAGGGACACCGCAAAACACTCAGGTAGGCTGACTTTGCCATACTGAGTGGAGTGGATTTTCAGTACTGAAGTTTGAACAGGCCTCTCATCAGACATGTttgaatattttgtatttgtcAAAAATACAGTTTTACAACTAGACCAGAGATGGTAGgcattaaatgtgatttttatttatttatttattttttaattacaaggAAGAGTACAAAATAAAGGGACAAAaaattaaatgatgaaaaaaaaaattgttccttTTCAATTATCAAATATTTAAGTTACAGTAATtgaaataacttttttaaattgctttACTAATGTCAGCCTGCACAAAAAAGACTGTTCAAATTGTTCAGGAAAGGAAATGTAAAATTAAAGATCCAGAAAATATTACGCCTCCAGAGATGGATATGTTCTGATCTGTCGGAAGACATAGTTGAATGACTGAATCAATTAATATTTTCACCCATATCCCAAATGATGAATAATTAAACATAGCCTGAACTTCGGCAGCCCTGAATGTTTCTTATAGttcaaaaaatacagaaatggAGTGAGTCTGATCTAAATTTTATGACGGATGGTCTGTGATGCTGCTCTTGTTAATGGTTCTACTGAATAAAGCATCAAGGTAGGAACTCGCATTATGGAAGTATAGCTTCCATATAGTTTAGAGTTATGGCTTTGACCACCCAAGACTGACGGGGCAGCCAATAATTCTCGTGAATCACCACTGTGCTTTTGTGTGCTCATACTTTATCGTAAACAGTTGTCTTTTTGCAGTGATGCATCTGGATCAGGCATTGGGCCTCTTGGTAGTTCGGTAAAGAACAAACATTTAGATGAAGAGGAAGAAATGGAGGCAGAGGAGCACGAGGTAAAGAGACTCAAATTCAACCAGGATGGAGAAGATGACGAGGAGGATGTAGAGGAGCAGGTAGTTGTGACACCCAGGTCAACGTCGACTGAGAGCTCCTCAGATAGGTCAGAGGATGCAGAATCACCGTCATCTATGTCACGGGAGACAAACGAAGAAGAGCAGGAGAAGGGTAAACCTGGTTCGGCTGGAGAGTGTGAGGACCAAGGTAGCGTTATTTTTAAGTAATACTACCTTTTTTGCCACACTAGAAAAAGATCCCTTTTGAGGGTTGCAAAAAGCCATGTCAGTTTGAAATCAATCGGGAATACAGCGATTTGGACTTCCAAAAGCACAGCTGCTTTCCACCACTCTATTTTCATTGGTCAACAGGTGTTTGCATCAGAATGCGCTACAActgaattatatatttattttttctcaaccTTTGGTCACATGAAGGAGCATCATATTTGTAAACCCTTGCATTTTTCCTTGCTTTGTTCCTTGTGTCTTTGCTACATACCATCCCTGTTGAAATCAATGTACTGTATTTACAGCGTTCTCTGTAGGGTAAACTCTTAACGTGTTGACACCCTTATTGATATGAATTAGAGGTCgaacgatagtggattttgcagatactgataacta includes these proteins:
- the LOC127449113 gene encoding serine/threonine-protein phosphatase 4 regulatory subunit 2-B-like isoform X2, coding for MEDFQASAPEQRGPANPNVESVPFEEMKERILKIVNGYNGIPFTIQRLCELLTEPKRNYMGTEKFLRGVEKNVMVVSCIYPMSEKNGCSGVNRMNGVMLSGNTSVLTERKVNGPGTPRPLNKQKHSMSSSLSTNGLPDSTENKETNTAQGHRKTLSDASGSGIGPLGSSVKNKHLDEEEEMEAEEHEVKRLKFNQDGEDDEEDVEEQVVVTPRSTSTESSSDRSEDAESPSSMSRETNEEEQEKGKPGSAGECEDQEPSSTQSESLAADSRESFTEREVPCSSVSSLEEPSDMDQSEQRAPLGVASSPEMREGEEPSEQVSSSSTDENAYGPTSSRGTEDSPTEGDTVSAAQDSESAEEPMEQD